Proteins encoded together in one Deferribacterota bacterium window:
- the purL gene encoding phosphoribosylformylglycinamidine synthase subunit PurL, which yields MNNNYINATLEEAKKLGLTEEEFNNIHQILKRKPNFLEMAMISALWSEHCSYKSSKIHLKKLPTKGENVLLGPGENAGVVRIKDDLCAVFKVESHNHPSYIEPYQGAATGVGGILRDIFAMGARPELLMDSLSFGLLDDSHNKYLVDKVVEGIADYGNCMGIPVVGGETNFDEVYTKNPLVNVFALGLVDKKHIKKASLGDIGNKILYVGAKTGRDGIHGASMASKSFDDDSESKRINVQIGDPFTEKLLLEACIELVEKDLVVGLQDMGAAGLTSSIFELALKSGIGAQIELDNVPLREEGMNPYEIMLSESQERMLVIVADNNLDRVKEIFNKWDLDAVELGKATPEKSVKIKWRGNIVADIPIKELDKYEPVYAKDFSKPIYVDKLSDNVDLKNEIDCYYLFDRLVRDPNICTKKWIYEQYDHMVRTNTVVLPGADASVVRIKSVENVFLAISSDSNGRMCYINPYEGAKHVVSEALLNISVAGSEPVGITNCLNFGNPDNRFVMWQFVKVIEGMRDSCDYFNVPIVSGNVSFYNETLPQNLNEYKPNSIEGNIYPTPNIVAVGKILRNSIDNNISFFKQKDSSIALLGKNSGSIGGSLISKYIGVFNDCDIPHIDLEKVKNLIKIMQKLASDNLVL from the coding sequence ATGAATAACAATTATATAAATGCAACTTTAGAGGAAGCAAAAAAGCTAGGTTTAACAGAAGAAGAGTTTAATAATATACATCAAATTCTTAAGAGGAAACCTAACTTCCTTGAAATGGCTATGATATCGGCTTTGTGGAGTGAACATTGTAGTTATAAAAGTAGTAAAATACATTTGAAAAAATTACCTACAAAGGGTGAAAATGTTCTCTTAGGTCCTGGCGAGAACGCTGGAGTTGTGAGAATTAAAGATGATTTATGTGCAGTTTTTAAAGTGGAAAGCCATAATCATCCTTCATACATTGAGCCTTATCAAGGTGCGGCTACGGGGGTTGGAGGGATTTTAAGGGATATTTTTGCAATGGGGGCTAGGCCCGAATTACTAATGGATTCTTTAAGCTTTGGTCTTTTAGATGATAGCCATAATAAATATTTAGTAGATAAAGTGGTTGAAGGTATAGCAGATTATGGTAACTGTATGGGTATTCCTGTTGTAGGTGGAGAGACAAACTTTGATGAGGTATATACAAAGAATCCTCTAGTAAATGTTTTTGCTCTTGGTTTGGTAGATAAAAAACATATAAAAAAGGCAAGCTTGGGTGATATCGGCAATAAAATATTGTATGTGGGAGCAAAAACTGGGCGAGATGGGATCCATGGGGCTTCAATGGCATCTAAAAGTTTTGATGATGATAGTGAATCTAAACGCATAAATGTTCAGATTGGCGATCCCTTTACTGAAAAACTACTTTTAGAGGCCTGTATTGAATTAGTTGAAAAGGATTTAGTAGTTGGATTGCAGGATATGGGGGCAGCAGGTCTAACTAGCTCAATATTTGAACTAGCATTAAAGAGTGGTATTGGTGCCCAAATAGAATTAGATAATGTTCCTCTTAGGGAAGAGGGGATGAACCCTTATGAGATTATGCTTTCTGAGTCTCAAGAGAGGATGCTTGTTATAGTAGCTGATAATAATTTGGATAGGGTGAAAGAGATTTTTAATAAGTGGGATTTAGATGCTGTGGAACTAGGAAAAGCTACTCCTGAAAAGAGTGTGAAAATTAAATGGAGGGGCAACATTGTTGCTGATATACCTATCAAAGAACTTGACAAGTATGAACCAGTTTATGCAAAGGATTTTTCTAAACCGATTTATGTAGACAAGTTGTCAGATAATGTTGATTTAAAGAATGAAATAGATTGTTATTATTTATTTGATAGATTAGTTAGAGACCCCAATATTTGCACTAAAAAGTGGATCTATGAGCAATATGACCATATGGTTAGGACAAATACAGTAGTTTTACCTGGAGCTGATGCTTCAGTTGTTAGAATAAAGAGTGTAGAGAATGTTTTTCTGGCTATTTCTTCAGATAGTAACGGAAGGATGTGCTATATAAATCCTTATGAGGGAGCAAAACATGTTGTCAGCGAAGCACTTTTAAATATTTCAGTGGCCGGTTCAGAGCCGGTTGGTATAACCAATTGTCTTAATTTTGGAAATCCAGATAATAGGTTTGTGATGTGGCAATTTGTTAAAGTTATTGAGGGTATGAGAGATAGTTGTGACTATTTTAATGTGCCTATAGTTAGCGGAAATGTAAGTTTTTATAATGAAACGCTCCCTCAAAATTTAAATGAGTATAAACCAAACAGTATAGAAGGTAACATATATCCAACGCCAAATATAGTTGCTGTAGGTAAAATTTTGCGCAACAGTATTGACAATAATATATCATTTTTTAAACAAAAAGATAGCTCTATAGCTCTTTTAGGAAAAAATAGTGGCAGTATAGGAGGTAGCTTAATATCTAAGTATATTGGCGTTTTTAATGATTGTGATATTCCCCATATTGATTTAGAAAAGGTTAAAAATTTAATAAAGATTATGCAAAAATTGGCAAGTGATAATTTAGTTTTA
- the purQ gene encoding phosphoribosylformylglycinamidine synthase I: MKVGIIVFPGSNCDEDCFYVFSHIIGVDTSYIWHKDSSLKDIDLLIIPGGFSYGDYLRCGSIAKLSPIMEAIYNYAEKGGYIIGICNGFQVLVETGLLPGAFIRNKNLKFICKYVHIKVTDHENIFVKDLDKNILHIPIAHKDGNYFIDKNSYIELEKNGRIVFKYCSSKGELDEVYNPNGSIGNIAGIINKKGNILGMMPHPERASEALLGSTDGLGIFLSALKNIGFIN; the protein is encoded by the coding sequence TTGAAAGTTGGTATAATAGTCTTCCCTGGTTCTAATTGTGACGAGGATTGTTTTTATGTTTTTAGCCATATAATAGGTGTAGATACTAGCTATATATGGCATAAAGATAGTTCTTTAAAGGATATTGATTTATTAATAATCCCAGGTGGTTTTAGTTATGGGGATTATTTAAGATGCGGTAGTATAGCAAAATTATCTCCCATTATGGAGGCAATCTACAATTATGCCGAAAAGGGTGGTTATATAATTGGTATTTGCAATGGTTTTCAAGTGCTTGTTGAAACAGGCTTATTGCCTGGGGCCTTTATTAGAAACAAGAATTTAAAGTTTATATGTAAATATGTACATATAAAAGTTACTGATCATGAAAATATCTTTGTAAAGGATCTTGATAAGAATATATTGCATATACCTATTGCACATAAAGATGGTAATTATTTTATTGATAAGAATTCATATATTGAATTAGAAAAAAATGGAAGAATTGTGTTTAAGTATTGTTCTTCTAAAGGTGAATTAGATGAAGTTTATAATCCTAATGGTTCAATAGGTAATATAGCAGGTATTATAAATAAAAAGGGAAATATATTGGGTATGATGCCCCATCCTGAGAGGGCATCTGAAGCATTGCTTGGTAGTACAGATGGTCTTGGCATATTCTTATCTGCATTAAAAAATATAGGTTTTATTAATTAG
- the purS gene encoding phosphoribosylformylglycinamidine synthase subunit PurS, protein MKYRVFITRKKGVLDPEGQAIKSAIDRVKHLNMDLKVNDVRVGKIYDIEVEDKIQNKTEALDGKIERLVHKILINPIIEDYRIEKLVE, encoded by the coding sequence ATGAAATATAGGGTATTTATAACGCGAAAAAAAGGAGTATTAGACCCTGAGGGGCAAGCAATCAAATCGGCAATAGACAGGGTCAAACATTTAAATATGGATTTAAAAGTTAACGATGTAAGAGTTGGTAAAATTTATGATATAGAGGTTGAAGATAAGATCCAAAATAAAACTGAAGCATTGGATGGAAAAATAGAAAGATTAGTTCATAAAATCCTTATTAATCCTATTATTGAGGATTATAGAATAGAAAAATTAGTGGAATAA
- a CDS encoding GntR family transcriptional regulator: MIDKNSKNIDDTTLSEKIANLIGKKILEGEYLPGKRITETEIAEKLGFSRTPIREALRILEREGFVEILPRRGAKVTTLKVSDIEEIFLLKYRLESLAMSLAIDHINEDDLDYLNKLNEKLINLKNTENISSLIDINSRFHSYIIEKSGNKRLSRILKDIQAEFSRATAVSFNVKERINEVIEEHNDILNALKNGDKNKIEKVVEKHVYRGWQFIKNIYARQGL, translated from the coding sequence ATGATAGATAAAAATAGTAAAAATATAGATGATACAACATTAAGTGAAAAGATTGCCAATCTCATAGGGAAAAAAATTTTAGAAGGTGAGTATTTGCCTGGCAAAAGGATTACAGAAACTGAGATTGCAGAAAAATTGGGCTTTAGCAGAACACCTATAAGAGAGGCCTTAAGAATATTAGAGAGAGAAGGGTTTGTTGAGATATTACCACGCAGAGGTGCAAAGGTAACTACATTGAAAGTGTCAGATATAGAGGAAATATTTCTGTTAAAATATAGATTAGAATCATTAGCAATGAGCTTAGCAATAGATCATATCAATGAAGATGATTTAGATTATCTTAATAAACTCAATGAGAAATTAATTAACTTAAAGAACACAGAAAATATTTCAAGTTTAATTGATATAAATAGTAGATTTCATTCTTATATTATTGAAAAATCTGGTAACAAAAGGCTTTCTAGGATACTAAAAGATATACAAGCTGAGTTTAGTAGAGCAACAGCTGTATCATTTAATGTAAAAGAGCGCATTAATGAGGTTATCGAAGAACATAATGATATATTAAATGCTTTGAAAAATGGGGATAAAAATAAAATTGAAAAAGTTGTTGAAAAACATGTGTATAGGGGTTGGCAATTTATAAAAAATATATATGCTAGGCAGGGTCTATAA
- a CDS encoding TrkH family potassium uptake protein: MHPRLIFKILLKLLFVLSIFMAMPVFVALYYREYMFLNYFLLFSLSMFCLSMILLFILRNVSEEYLTVRDGFLLVFLCWLLMSIVGALPYFLSGSISNFCNAFFESVSGFTTTGASILNNVEDMPKSILFWRSLTHWIGGMGIIVLTVAILPILGVGGLQLVKAELPGPTVDRLTPRIKDTAKLLWAIYVIITFVEVFFLMLGGLNFFDSITHSFSTVATGGFSTKNNSVEGFNSSYIELIITIFMIAAGVNFTIYYRLILFRFEKILLNTEFKAYLLILFTCSIFLFCNLYFSTYHNIFDSLRYAFFQAATIMTTTGFSSFNYEDWPYFSQSILFLLMFIGASSGSTGGGIKVIRIITLLRQAVNEMKFIIHPKGVFAFKINGIAVKKDIVYAISAFCFLYIIIAILFTAIISTAGVDLKTSLTSVLATLGNIGPGLGLVGPTKNYSFYPDYVKWILSFLMILGRLELYTVFILLFPFFWKK; this comes from the coding sequence ATGCATCCTAGATTAATATTTAAAATTTTATTAAAACTCCTTTTTGTACTCTCTATATTTATGGCTATGCCTGTGTTTGTTGCATTATATTATAGAGAATATATGTTTTTAAATTATTTTTTATTATTTTCTTTATCAATGTTTTGTTTGAGTATGATCTTATTATTTATATTAAGAAATGTTTCTGAGGAGTATTTAACGGTCAGAGACGGGTTTTTATTGGTTTTTTTATGTTGGTTGTTGATGTCAATTGTTGGGGCATTGCCGTATTTTTTATCAGGTAGCATATCAAATTTTTGTAATGCTTTTTTTGAATCTGTATCGGGATTTACAACAACTGGTGCCTCTATTCTGAATAATGTAGAAGATATGCCAAAATCTATACTCTTTTGGAGGTCTTTGACTCATTGGATAGGAGGTATGGGTATAATAGTCTTAACTGTTGCAATTTTGCCAATTTTAGGTGTTGGGGGGTTGCAGTTAGTAAAAGCAGAGCTGCCAGGACCAACTGTAGATAGATTAACACCTCGCATAAAGGATACAGCTAAGTTATTGTGGGCTATTTATGTAATTATTACATTTGTTGAGGTGTTCTTTTTAATGCTTGGGGGATTAAATTTTTTTGATTCCATAACACATTCCTTTTCAACGGTTGCTACTGGTGGTTTTTCAACAAAAAATAATAGTGTTGAAGGATTTAATTCTAGTTATATTGAATTAATTATTACTATTTTTATGATAGCAGCGGGCGTAAATTTTACTATTTATTATAGACTTATCTTATTTAGGTTTGAAAAAATTCTACTTAACACTGAGTTTAAAGCATATCTGTTAATTCTGTTTACCTGTTCAATATTTTTATTTTGTAATCTTTATTTTAGTACTTACCACAATATTTTTGATTCTTTAAGATATGCTTTTTTTCAAGCTGCAACAATTATGACAACTACAGGATTTAGCTCTTTTAATTATGAAGATTGGCCTTACTTTAGTCAAAGTATACTTTTTTTGTTGATGTTTATTGGTGCCTCATCTGGATCTACAGGTGGTGGCATTAAAGTAATAAGGATTATTACATTATTAAGGCAAGCAGTAAATGAGATGAAATTTATTATACATCCAAAGGGGGTTTTTGCTTTCAAGATTAATGGTATAGCTGTAAAAAAAGACATTGTTTATGCAATTTCTGCTTTTTGCTTTTTATATATTATAATTGCGATATTATTTACTGCTATAATTTCTACAGCTGGTGTTGACTTAAAAACGTCTTTAACCTCAGTTTTAGCCACATTAGGTAACATAGGGCCTGGTTTAGGTTTGGTAGGACCAACAAAAAATTATAGTTTTTATCCTGATTATGTTAAATGGATTTTATCATTTCTTATGATTTTAGGGAGACTTGAGTTGTATACGGTGTTTATACTACTATTTCCATTTTTCTGGAAAAAATAA